Proteins from a single region of Sylvia atricapilla isolate bSylAtr1 chromosome 7, bSylAtr1.pri, whole genome shotgun sequence:
- the CTDSP1 gene encoding carboxy-terminal domain RNA polymerase II polypeptide A small phosphatase 1: MEHQSIIAQVSREEGSAPLQEKGTQTPAKKPRSRSILQSLFCCLCRDEAEPCTGTTGAPLLVEENGALPKAAVKHLLPEIKPQDASKLCVVIDLDETLVHSSFKPVNNADFIIPVEIDGIMHQVYVLKRPHVDEFLQRMGELFECVLFTASLAKYADPVADLLDKWGAFRARLFRESCVFHRGNYVKDLSRLGRDLRRIIIVDNSPASYIFHPDNAVPVASWFDNMADTELLDLLPFFERLSKVEDVYAVLKKQRTNS; the protein is encoded by the exons ATGGAGCACCAGTCCATCATCGCCCAGGTtagcagggaggaggggagcgCCCCGCTTCAGGAGAAAG GTACCCAGACCCCTGCCAAGAAGCCGCGAAGCCGCAGCATTCTCCAGTCCctcttctgctgcctgtgccgCGATGAAGCGGAGCCCTGCACTGGCACCACTGGTGCACCGCTGCTGGTGGAGGAGAACGGGGCACTGCCCAAG gctgctgtcAAGCACCTCCTGCCCGAGATCAAGCCACAGGATGCCAGCAAGCTCTGCGTGGTCATCGACCTGGATGAGACCCTGGTGCACAGCTCCTTCAAG ccagTGAACAACGCCGACTTCATCATTCCCGTGGAAATCGATGGCATCATGCACCAG GTGTACGTGCTCAAGCGGCCGCATGTGGACGAGTTCCTACAGCGCATGGGTGAGCTCTTCGAGTGTGTGCTCttcactgccagcctggccaAG TATGCAGACCCTGTGGCTGACCTGCTGGATAAATGGGGGGCTTTCCGAGCACGCCTTTTTCGGGAATCCTGTGTTTTCCATCGCGGCAACTACGTGAAGGACCTGAGCCGCCTGGGGCGTGACCTGCGCCGAATCATCATCGTGGACAACTCGCCCGCATCCTACATCTTCCACCCCGATAACGCT GTGCCCGTGGCCTCCTGGTTTGATAACATGGCGGACACAGAACTGCTGGACCTGCTGCCCTTCTTCGAGAGGCTCAGCAAGGTGGAGGACGTGTATGCAGTGCTCAAGAAGCAGCGGACTAACAGCTAA
- the SLC11A1 gene encoding natural resistance-associated macrophage protein 1 isoform X2 → MASLEPGLTRSLNRGQEQSYSTGRSPMPRQRPGTQDQTYLDELITIPKGSGPGFSFRKLWAFTGPGFLMSIAYLDPGNVESDLQCGALAGFKLLWVLLWATVLGLLCQRLAIRLGVVTGKDLGEICYLYYPKVPRVLLWLMIEIAIVGSDMQEVIGTAIAFSLLSAGRIPLWGGVLITIMDTLFFLFLDKYGLRKLEAFFGLLIMIMALTFGYEYVVVRPGQVEVLKGIFLPSCPGCGRKELLQAMGIIGAIIMPHNIFLHSSLVKTRVIDRSKKEAVQEANMYFLIESCLALFVSFLINLFVMTVFGEAFYHQRNEDVHNKCINSSISHYASIFPTNNKTVSVDIYQGGVILGCYFGAAALYIWGIGILAAGQSSTMTGTYAGQFVMEGFLQLRWSRFTRVLFTRSFAILPTVLVAAFKDVSHLTGMNDLLNVLQSILLPFAVLPVLTFTSLHPLMQDFSNSLPGKVLMILITGLVCAINVYFVVDFLPTLHGLEYHIPLGLLLAAYLAFVGYLIWTCSIAHGARFLARGHHSRFNFGLALDTTGTR, encoded by the exons ATGGCATCACTGGAACCAG GCCTCACCAGGTCCCTGAACAGGGGCCAAGAGCAGAGTTACAGCACTGGCAGGAGTCCCATGCCCCGGCAGCGCCCTGGCACTCAGGACCAGACCTACCTGGATGAGCTCATCACCATCCCCAAGGGCAGTGGG CCTGGGTTCAGCTTTAGGAAACTCTGGGCTTTCACCGGTCCCGGCTTCCTCATGAGCATCGCCTACTTGGACCCAGGCAACGTGGAGTCAGACCTGCAATGCGGGGCACTGGCAGGATTCAAG ctgctgtgggtgctgctaTGGGCCACcgtcctggggctgctgtgccagcgCCTGGCCATCCGTCTAGGCGTGGTGACTGGGAAGGACCTGGGAGAGATTTGCTACCTCTATTACCCCAAG GTGCCCCGCGTGCTGCTCTGGCTCATGATTGAGATTGCCATCGTCGGCTCTGACATGCAAGAGGTGATTGGGACAGCCATTGCTTTCAGCCTGCTCTCAGCTGGCCG catccccctCTGGGGTGGGGTCCTTATCACCATCATGGACAcactcttcttcctcttcctcgATAAGTACG GGCTCCGCAAACTGGAGGCTTTCTTCGGCCTCCTCATCATGATCATGGCCCTAACCTTTGGCTATGAG TACGTGGTGGTGAGGCCAGGGCAGGTGGAGGTGCTGAAAGGCAttttcctgcccagctgcccaggCTGTGGACGAAAGGAGCTACTGCAGGCCATGGGCATCATTGGGGCCATCATTATGCCCCATAACATCTTCCTCCACTCCTCCTTGGTCAAG ACACGGGTGATCGACCGGTCCAAGAAGGAGGCAGTGCAGGAGGCCAATATGTATTTCCTGATCGAGTCCTGCCTGGCCCTCTTTGTCTCCTTCCTCATCAACCTCTTTGTCATGACTGTCTTCGGTGAGGCTTTCTACCACCAGCGAAATGAGGACGTG CACAACAAGTGCATCAACAGCAGCATCAGTCACTATGCCAGCATCTTCCCCACCAACAACAAGACAGTCTCTGTGGATATCTACCAGGGG GGCGTCATCTTGGGCTGCTATTTCGGGGCAGCAGCATTGTACATCTGGGGCATCGGGatcctggcagcaggacagagctccACAATGACTGGGACTTACGCAGGGCAGTTCGTCATGGAG GGTTTCCTGCAGCTCCGCTGGTCCCGCTTCACCCGGGTGCTCTTCACCCGCTCCTTTGCCATCCTACCCACTGTCCTCGTGGCCGCTTTCAAGGATGTCAGCCACCTCACAGGCATGAATGACCTGCTCAACGTCCTGCAGAGCATCCTG CTGCCTTTTGCTGTCCTGCCTGTCCTCACCTTCACCAGCCTGCACCCGCTCATGCAGGACTTCAGCAACAGCCT CCCAGGGAAAGTGCTGATGATCCTCATCACGGGACTGGTCTGCGCCATCAACGTTTACTTCGTGGTGGATTTTTTGCCAACACTGCATGGCCTCGAGTACCACATTCCCTTGGGCCTCCTACTGGCTGCCTACTTGGCTTTCGTCGGCTACCTG ATCTGGACATGCAGCATCGCACATGGAGCCCGATTCCTGGCCCGGGGCCACCACAGCCGGTTCAATTTTGGTCTCGCTCTCGACACGACAGGAACACGGTGA
- the SLC11A1 gene encoding natural resistance-associated macrophage protein 1 isoform X1: MPRQRPGTQDQTYLDELITIPKGSGPGFSFRKLWAFTGPGFLMSIAYLDPGNVESDLQCGALAGFKLLWVLLWATVLGLLCQRLAIRLGVVTGKDLGEICYLYYPKVPRVLLWLMIEIAIVGSDMQEVIGTAIAFSLLSAGRIPLWGGVLITIMDTLFFLFLDKYGLRKLEAFFGLLIMIMALTFGYEVKGGAGDNPFPARLARDTATWCPHCYQPVVGGWQLTVPLLTASQYVVVRPGQVEVLKGIFLPSCPGCGRKELLQAMGIIGAIIMPHNIFLHSSLVKTRVIDRSKKEAVQEANMYFLIESCLALFVSFLINLFVMTVFGEAFYHQRNEDVHNKCINSSISHYASIFPTNNKTVSVDIYQGGVILGCYFGAAALYIWGIGILAAGQSSTMTGTYAGQFVMEGFLQLRWSRFTRVLFTRSFAILPTVLVAAFKDVSHLTGMNDLLNVLQSILLPFAVLPVLTFTSLHPLMQDFSNSLPGKVLMILITGLVCAINVYFVVDFLPTLHGLEYHIPLGLLLAAYLAFVGYLIWTCSIAHGARFLARGHHSRFNFGLALDTTGTR, translated from the exons ATGCCCCGGCAGCGCCCTGGCACTCAGGACCAGACCTACCTGGATGAGCTCATCACCATCCCCAAGGGCAGTGGG CCTGGGTTCAGCTTTAGGAAACTCTGGGCTTTCACCGGTCCCGGCTTCCTCATGAGCATCGCCTACTTGGACCCAGGCAACGTGGAGTCAGACCTGCAATGCGGGGCACTGGCAGGATTCAAG ctgctgtgggtgctgctaTGGGCCACcgtcctggggctgctgtgccagcgCCTGGCCATCCGTCTAGGCGTGGTGACTGGGAAGGACCTGGGAGAGATTTGCTACCTCTATTACCCCAAG GTGCCCCGCGTGCTGCTCTGGCTCATGATTGAGATTGCCATCGTCGGCTCTGACATGCAAGAGGTGATTGGGACAGCCATTGCTTTCAGCCTGCTCTCAGCTGGCCG catccccctCTGGGGTGGGGTCCTTATCACCATCATGGACAcactcttcttcctcttcctcgATAAGTACG GGCTCCGCAAACTGGAGGCTTTCTTCGGCCTCCTCATCATGATCATGGCCCTAACCTTTGGCTATGAGGTGAAGGGGGGAGCTGGGGACAACCCTTTTCCTGCAAGGCTGGCAAGAGACACTGCCACATGGTGTCCCCACTGCTACCAGCCTGTGGTAGGGGGATGGCAGCTCACAGTGCCCCTTCTCACTGCTTCCCAGTACGTGGTGGTGAGGCCAGGGCAGGTGGAGGTGCTGAAAGGCAttttcctgcccagctgcccaggCTGTGGACGAAAGGAGCTACTGCAGGCCATGGGCATCATTGGGGCCATCATTATGCCCCATAACATCTTCCTCCACTCCTCCTTGGTCAAG ACACGGGTGATCGACCGGTCCAAGAAGGAGGCAGTGCAGGAGGCCAATATGTATTTCCTGATCGAGTCCTGCCTGGCCCTCTTTGTCTCCTTCCTCATCAACCTCTTTGTCATGACTGTCTTCGGTGAGGCTTTCTACCACCAGCGAAATGAGGACGTG CACAACAAGTGCATCAACAGCAGCATCAGTCACTATGCCAGCATCTTCCCCACCAACAACAAGACAGTCTCTGTGGATATCTACCAGGGG GGCGTCATCTTGGGCTGCTATTTCGGGGCAGCAGCATTGTACATCTGGGGCATCGGGatcctggcagcaggacagagctccACAATGACTGGGACTTACGCAGGGCAGTTCGTCATGGAG GGTTTCCTGCAGCTCCGCTGGTCCCGCTTCACCCGGGTGCTCTTCACCCGCTCCTTTGCCATCCTACCCACTGTCCTCGTGGCCGCTTTCAAGGATGTCAGCCACCTCACAGGCATGAATGACCTGCTCAACGTCCTGCAGAGCATCCTG CTGCCTTTTGCTGTCCTGCCTGTCCTCACCTTCACCAGCCTGCACCCGCTCATGCAGGACTTCAGCAACAGCCT CCCAGGGAAAGTGCTGATGATCCTCATCACGGGACTGGTCTGCGCCATCAACGTTTACTTCGTGGTGGATTTTTTGCCAACACTGCATGGCCTCGAGTACCACATTCCCTTGGGCCTCCTACTGGCTGCCTACTTGGCTTTCGTCGGCTACCTG ATCTGGACATGCAGCATCGCACATGGAGCCCGATTCCTGGCCCGGGGCCACCACAGCCGGTTCAATTTTGGTCTCGCTCTCGACACGACAGGAACACGGTGA
- the CATIP gene encoding LOW QUALITY PROTEIN: ciliogenesis-associated TTC17-interacting protein (The sequence of the model RefSeq protein was modified relative to this genomic sequence to represent the inferred CDS: inserted 2 bases in 1 codon) → MEPAPKSAPEPPAMADTAAEFLSLIGLKELEWCLFAETLAVVAVGAPPRDKAEGQWWMAAQWAPYQREGEPVQNCILVQTRFRGKQDGAPASSTLKAYVTWQLETLEQEEQECLEVTDMVVALPCILPAPLGCALQWXAPCKATLGPHPTVKTTHIVSHEHGMTVTKTLQEGEAEPQSLGFSYSRAKLRGLLLEGASLLLLRLLARRQTMPPDLVFPAINTEGDLCTSSYSALGIQRQAVGSAETEVFVIERAVHTSTGASTVWHSSFLPDGHLAQLTQIGSPVLMLLQDESILSKSGRFKPQLPFPKEPLDWEEDIQLYSCFLDRKDELQLSHAAYLQQHPEVRALLSDFLQALLLQQPHDPISFAAEFFAYQRPFGTPFSSTGAASPLLNSPPGQPPADSK, encoded by the exons ATGGAGCCCGCCCCCAAGAGCGCACCGGAGCCCCCGGCCATGGCGGACACTGCCGCCGAGTTCCTGAGCCTCATCG GGCTGAAAGAGCTGGAGTGGTGCCTGTTTGCTGAGACGCTGGCAGTAGTGGCCGTGGGGGCCCCACCAAGGGACAAGGCAGAGGGCCAGTGGTGGATGGCAGCCCAGTGGGCACCCTACCAGCGGGAAGGTGAGCCGGTGCAGAACTGCATCCTGGTGCAAACCAGGTTCCGAGGCAAGCAGGATGGTGCGCCTGCCTCCAGCACCCTCAAAG CCTATGTGACCTGGCAGCTGGAgaccctggagcaggaggagcaagAGTGCTTGGAGGTGACTGATATGGTGGTGGCTCTTCCCTGTATCCTACCCGCTCCTCTGGGGTGTGCCCTGCAGTG TGCCCCTTGCAAGGCTACT CTCGGACCACACCCCACAGTGAAGACGACCCATATTGTGAGCCACGAGCACGGGATGACTGTTACGAAGAccctgcaggagggagag gcagagccacAGAGCCTGGGCTTCTCCTACAGCCGGGCCAAGCTgcgggggctgctgctggagggtgCCAGCCTCCTGTTGCTGCGGCTGCTGGCACGCCGGCAGACAATGCCCCCCGACCTTGTCTTCCCAGCCATCAACACCGAGGGCGACCTCTGCACCTCCAGCTAT TCTGCCCTGGGCATCCAGCGGCAGGCCGTAGGCTCAGCAGAGACTGAGGTGTTTGTGATCGAGCGAGCCGTGCACACCAGCACAGGCGCCTCCactgtctggcacagcagcttccTCCCTGACGG GCATTTGGCTCAGCTGACGCAGATTGGCTCCCCAGTGCTGATGCTTCTACAGGATGAGTCCATCCTCAGCAAGTCAG GTAGGTTCAAGCCCCAGCTCCCCTTCCCCAAAGAGCCCCTGGACTGGGAGGAAGATATACAGCTCTACTCCTGTTTCCTGGACAGGAAG GATGAGCTGCAACTATCCCATGCTGCCtacctccagcagcaccctgagGTCCGGGCACTGCTCTCTGACTTCCTCCAGGCattgctcctccagcagccacacGACCCCATCTCCTTTGCTGCGGAATTTTTCGCCTACCAGCGGCCCTTTGGGACCCCCTTTTCCTCCACTGGGGCTGCCAGCCCCCTCCTCAACTCCCCACCTGGCCAACCTCCAGCTGACAGCAAATaa